One window from the genome of Pristiophorus japonicus isolate sPriJap1 unplaced genomic scaffold, sPriJap1.hap1 HAP1_SCAFFOLD_3488, whole genome shotgun sequence encodes:
- the LOC139250105 gene encoding lysine-specific demethylase 2A-like — translation MRELLCTPDKPGQLDNRSKLRNVTDFRLAGLDISDVTLRLIIRHMPLLSRLDLSHCSHLSDHSLNLLTAVGSSTRNSLSELQLEGCNKLTDQCLNYLKRIGNLSCINLHNCKQISTGACELLLSELSVNGLFCLSEERQIHKIS, via the exons gcCAGCTGGACAATCGCAGCAAGTTACGGAACGTGACGGACTTCCGGTTGGCAGGTCTGGACATCAGCGACGTGACCCTGCGTCTCATCATCCGCCACATGCCTCTGCTGTCTCGCCTCGACCTCAGTCACTGCAGCCACCTGAGCGACCACTCGCTCAACCTCCTCACCGCCGTGGGCTCGTCCACACGCAACTCCCTCAGCGAGCTCCAGCTCGAAG GTTGTAACAAGCTGACGGACCAGTGCCTGAATTACCTGAAGCGAATTGGTAACCTCTCCTGCATCAACCTGCACAACTGCAAACAGATCTCCACCGGAGCTTGCGAACTGCTGCTCTCTGAACTCTCGGTCAACGGCCTCTTCTGTCTCTCCGAGGAGAGACAAATCCACAAAATCAGCTGA